In Treponema primitia ZAS-2, a genomic segment contains:
- a CDS encoding DEAD/DEAH box helicase, with amino-acid sequence MNFTEFNLHPDLQRGIADMGYENCMPVQEQVLSNAFGGQDLYVQSQTGTGKTAAFLVVIFQRLLSEPLINGKKALIMAPTRELAVQIEEEAKELGKYLPFKVGSFYGGVGYAQQQQLLRDNAQIMVGTPGRVLDLNSSGYMNLMDLAFLVLDEADRMFDMGFYPDLRKLIKVVPPADRRQTMLFSATLNAWVKNLAWEYTKTPLEIEIEPETVTVVEIEQTLYHVPSDDKMKFLMGIFEREKPESAIIFCNTKKYTEIVARRLEINGIKCEFIMGDLPQAKRLKIIEDVKAGITRFLVATDVAARGLDIDNLAMVINYDLPTEAENYVHRIGRTARAGKTGKAITLASEQDVYELPPIERYIGNKIPTIIAEESLYGVDKSEGMRIRTDSYDDRGHRDRDRGGSRDRRPEGGRGRGDGRRDGGRGEGGFGRNGGRSRDGGRNEGSFPRDRERPAEQAQDTRSSGPRSGDQRPGGRRREGPQLATKFPAQNRSQGRRPENATTASAPQDAELTKLSYDERMAFYKQKYGESGDGTGEKGRGKRPGNRQRNSEAGPASSGTPRADSEGGRNAKRGRGRRQDGRPRNQREDGQRDNRPRQDQGTQTGQSGQPKKGLLSKIFGIFKKDQEKG; translated from the coding sequence ATGAATTTTACCGAATTTAACCTGCACCCCGACCTCCAACGGGGCATTGCAGATATGGGCTATGAAAACTGTATGCCCGTTCAGGAACAGGTGCTTAGCAACGCCTTTGGAGGGCAGGACCTCTATGTGCAATCCCAGACCGGGACGGGGAAAACCGCCGCCTTTCTGGTTGTCATATTTCAGCGTCTCCTTTCGGAACCCCTGATAAACGGGAAAAAGGCCCTGATCATGGCCCCTACCAGGGAGTTGGCGGTCCAGATCGAGGAAGAGGCCAAGGAACTGGGCAAATACCTCCCTTTTAAGGTAGGGAGCTTTTACGGCGGAGTCGGCTATGCCCAGCAGCAGCAGCTCCTCAGGGATAATGCCCAGATCATGGTAGGAACCCCCGGGCGGGTCCTGGATTTGAACAGTTCAGGCTATATGAACCTCATGGATCTGGCCTTCCTGGTCCTGGACGAAGCGGATCGCATGTTCGACATGGGCTTTTACCCGGATCTGCGGAAACTTATCAAGGTAGTACCCCCCGCAGATCGGCGGCAGACCATGCTTTTCAGCGCCACCCTCAATGCCTGGGTAAAAAACCTTGCCTGGGAGTATACCAAGACCCCTCTGGAAATCGAGATTGAGCCGGAAACGGTCACGGTGGTGGAAATCGAGCAAACCCTCTACCACGTACCCAGCGACGACAAGATGAAGTTCCTCATGGGCATTTTTGAGCGGGAAAAGCCTGAAAGCGCCATTATTTTCTGCAATACCAAAAAATACACCGAAATCGTAGCAAGGCGACTGGAGATAAACGGCATAAAATGCGAATTCATCATGGGTGACCTGCCCCAGGCAAAGCGGCTCAAGATCATCGAAGATGTAAAAGCCGGTATTACCCGGTTCCTGGTAGCCACCGATGTAGCCGCCCGGGGCCTGGACATTGATAACCTTGCCATGGTGATAAACTACGACCTCCCCACGGAGGCGGAAAACTACGTCCACCGCATAGGCCGCACCGCCCGGGCGGGCAAAACCGGCAAGGCCATAACCCTGGCCAGCGAACAGGACGTGTACGAACTGCCCCCCATAGAGCGCTATATTGGGAATAAAATCCCTACCATCATAGCCGAAGAATCCCTCTACGGAGTGGACAAGAGCGAAGGTATGCGTATCCGTACCGATTCCTACGATGACCGAGGCCACCGTGACCGTGACAGAGGCGGCTCCCGGGACAGGCGTCCGGAAGGCGGCAGAGGCCGCGGTGATGGCCGTCGGGACGGAGGACGCGGCGAAGGCGGTTTCGGCCGGAACGGAGGCCGCAGCCGAGACGGGGGGCGAAACGAAGGCAGCTTCCCCCGGGACAGAGAAAGGCCCGCAGAACAAGCCCAGGATACTCGATCCTCCGGCCCGCGCTCAGGGGACCAAAGGCCCGGAGGCCGCCGCCGCGAAGGCCCACAACTTGCAACGAAGTTCCCCGCGCAAAACCGGAGCCAGGGAAGGCGCCCGGAAAACGCCACAACAGCCTCGGCGCCCCAGGACGCAGAACTAACCAAGCTTTCCTACGATGAACGCATGGCCTTCTATAAGCAGAAGTACGGAGAATCCGGGGATGGGACTGGCGAAAAAGGACGGGGTAAAAGGCCCGGCAACCGGCAACGGAATTCCGAAGCCGGCCCGGCTTCTTCCGGAACTCCCCGGGCCGACTCCGAAGGGGGCCGGAATGCTAAGCGTGGCAGAGGCCGTCGCCAAGACGGAAGGCCCCGGAACCAACGGGAAGATGGGCAAAGGGACAACAGGCCCCGGCAGGATCAGGGCACCCAAACAGGGCAGAGTGGGCAGCCGAAAAAGGGCCTCCTGAGCAAGATTTTTGGTATTTTTAAGAAGGACCAAGAAAAAGGGTGA
- a CDS encoding ABC-F family ATP-binding cassette domain-containing protein — protein MITVTDLSLSFGERSLFKDVNLKFTPGNCYGVIGANGAGKSTFLNILSGETEHDKGEVSVSTGERMAVLRQDHFAFESYQALETVIMGYEKLYQVQKDREAIYAKEDFTEADGMKASELEADFADLGGWEAEAQAGQLLSGLGLDEEDHGKLMADLDESKKVRVLLAQALFGNPDLLLLDEPTNGLDLESIAWLEEFLINFPNTVIVVSHDRHFLNAVCTHVCDIDFGRITLYSGNYDFWYQMSQMLQRQAKDQLKKREEKARDLKEFIQRFASNAAKSRQATSRKKVLEKLDLENVVVTSRKFPYVGFKPEREIGNNILRIEKLRVELGSHAIAVNKTDAGGKGSEKDSDFQELSFTVNKNDKIAFVGAEHLSKTMLFDAIAGIAKQESGDYYWGQTTSFSYLPKENSSFFDSDLSITDWLKQYSADQDDTYVRSFLGRMLFSGDEALKPVNVLSGGEKVRCMLSKMMLSGANILILDEPTNHLDLESITALNDGLIAFPGVILFNSHDHEFVTSVATRIIEIVPGAIPGGIIDRMMPFDEYLEDEQVKSLRAEAYHHAERLRI, from the coding sequence GTGATTACCGTAACCGATCTCAGCCTCAGCTTTGGAGAGCGCAGCCTCTTTAAGGACGTTAACCTCAAATTCACCCCCGGAAACTGCTATGGCGTCATAGGCGCCAATGGAGCAGGAAAGTCCACCTTTCTCAACATCCTTTCCGGGGAAACCGAACATGACAAGGGCGAAGTCTCGGTCAGTACCGGGGAGCGGATGGCAGTACTTCGCCAGGACCACTTTGCCTTCGAGTCCTACCAGGCCCTGGAAACGGTAATCATGGGCTATGAAAAGCTCTACCAGGTGCAGAAGGACCGGGAAGCGATCTACGCCAAGGAAGACTTCACCGAGGCGGACGGGATGAAGGCCAGCGAACTTGAGGCGGACTTCGCCGATTTGGGAGGCTGGGAAGCAGAAGCCCAAGCGGGGCAGCTCCTTTCCGGGCTCGGCCTGGACGAAGAAGACCACGGAAAACTCATGGCGGATCTGGACGAATCCAAAAAGGTGAGGGTGCTTCTGGCCCAGGCTCTTTTCGGCAACCCGGACCTGCTCCTTTTGGACGAACCCACCAACGGCCTGGACCTGGAATCCATCGCCTGGCTTGAGGAATTCCTCATCAACTTTCCCAACACCGTAATAGTGGTGTCCCATGATCGGCACTTCCTCAACGCGGTATGCACCCATGTCTGCGACATTGACTTTGGCAGGATCACCCTCTATTCGGGGAACTACGATTTCTGGTACCAGATGAGCCAAATGCTCCAGCGCCAGGCCAAGGACCAGCTCAAGAAGCGGGAAGAAAAGGCCCGGGACCTCAAGGAATTCATCCAGCGTTTCGCTTCCAACGCCGCCAAAAGCCGCCAGGCCACAAGCCGCAAAAAGGTCCTGGAAAAGCTGGACCTGGAAAATGTGGTGGTCACCAGCAGAAAGTTTCCCTACGTGGGCTTTAAGCCCGAACGGGAAATTGGCAACAACATACTGCGGATAGAAAAACTGCGGGTAGAACTTGGCAGCCACGCAATCGCCGTCAATAAAACTGATGCCGGCGGCAAAGGCAGCGAAAAAGACTCAGACTTCCAGGAACTCAGTTTTACGGTTAACAAAAACGACAAAATCGCCTTTGTGGGAGCGGAACACCTTTCAAAGACCATGCTCTTTGACGCCATAGCCGGCATTGCCAAACAGGAAAGTGGCGACTACTACTGGGGGCAGACCACCTCCTTCTCCTACCTCCCCAAAGAAAACAGCAGTTTTTTTGACTCCGACCTTTCCATCACCGACTGGCTCAAGCAGTACTCGGCAGACCAGGACGACACCTATGTGCGCAGCTTCCTGGGGCGCATGCTCTTTTCCGGTGACGAGGCGTTAAAACCGGTGAATGTCCTGTCCGGGGGCGAAAAAGTCCGGTGTATGCTCTCAAAGATGATGCTCTCAGGGGCCAACATCCTCATCCTGGACGAACCCACCAACCACCTGGACCTGGAATCCATCACCGCCCTCAACGACGGCCTCATCGCCTTCCCCGGGGTGATCCTCTTCAACTCCCACGACCATGAATTTGTCACCTCCGTAGCCACCCGGATCATCGAAATAGTGCCTGGCGCCATCCCCGGAGGCATCATCGACCGCATGATGCCCTTCGACGAATACCTGGAGGACGAGCAGGTAAAATCCCTGCGGGCCGAAGCCTACCACCATGCGGAACGGCTACGGATTTAG
- a CDS encoding ABC transporter permease — MNNRRLSNINLAKTYQRYGIFIILFVAVIISSFLSGAFLSFRNLSNILRQNAVVMIIAFGSQMVLISGEVDLSAGSVAAFSGVVAALVMSATKNVALAVVAGLACGFLLGFFNGFVITACRIPSFIMTLATQFIARGVILAFTNAQPVTGLDRSFAFIGQGYIGIVPVSIIITMIVLVIYWIMMNRLRFGRYVYAVGGNKDAARASGINSNKVKIKAFVFAGVMAGLGGVMLMSRLNSGQPLGAENYEFDAITAAIIGGTSMSGGLGKVYGTVAGAILVGVLLNIMTLLNVSAYSQKIAKGAIIAVAVIIDIRVRNAKSN, encoded by the coding sequence ATGAACAATCGAAGGCTGAGTAATATTAATTTGGCAAAGACGTATCAGCGATACGGTATTTTTATAATATTGTTTGTCGCAGTAATTATCTCTTCTTTCTTAAGCGGTGCTTTTTTATCGTTCAGGAATTTAAGTAATATACTCAGGCAGAACGCCGTGGTAATGATAATAGCCTTTGGTTCTCAGATGGTGTTAATATCAGGGGAAGTTGATCTGTCTGCCGGTTCAGTCGCTGCATTTTCCGGGGTTGTTGCTGCCCTGGTCATGTCGGCTACGAAAAATGTAGCACTTGCTGTTGTGGCAGGCCTGGCTTGTGGTTTTCTCCTGGGTTTTTTTAACGGGTTTGTGATAACCGCCTGCCGTATACCTTCGTTTATTATGACCCTGGCGACTCAGTTTATTGCCCGGGGCGTAATTCTGGCATTTACAAATGCACAGCCTGTTACAGGATTGGACAGATCCTTTGCTTTTATAGGGCAAGGCTACATTGGTATAGTACCGGTTTCGATTATAATCACCATGATTGTGTTGGTAATATATTGGATTATGATGAACCGTTTGCGCTTTGGCCGGTATGTATATGCGGTTGGGGGAAACAAAGATGCAGCCAGGGCTTCGGGAATAAATTCAAACAAGGTAAAAATAAAAGCATTTGTATTTGCAGGGGTTATGGCAGGTTTGGGGGGAGTCATGTTGATGAGCCGGCTGAACTCAGGCCAGCCATTGGGGGCTGAAAATTATGAATTTGATGCGATTACTGCGGCTATAATAGGTGGCACTTCCATGAGCGGAGGCCTTGGTAAAGTTTATGGCACCGTTGCAGGGGCAATACTTGTCGGCGTACTTCTTAATATTATGACCCTTTTAAATGTCAGCGCCTATTCTCAAAAGATAGCAAAGGGCGCCATTATTGCTGTGGCGGTTATCATTGATATCAGGGTACGGAATGCTAAAAGCAACTGA
- a CDS encoding ABC transporter permease translates to MTIGRQLRAFSRKPHNVILAVLAVLLVFLTLFPLISLIRDTVLVHPSEVMSVRGAKIGDITNFHWRKIFLDGETSLNIFYRPFWNTIMTSLWSCVVSLLLGGSVAWLITRSDLKWKSFISTTFILPYIMPSWTLAMAWRNFFRNRLIGGAQGLFTAITGIETANWFAYGVFPIIVVQGLHYAPFAYILIGGILRNMDANLEEAAVILKTSRIKIFCRITLPIVMPAVLSTFLLVFSSCMSAFAVPAFLGMPVRFQVLTTQLYRTLNGLNPGYGYIMALVMIVIGTGILMFQQWFVGKRRSFTTVTGKSSNISLVHLKNLRLPISIILLVLVAVVAILPLISFTIESFIMAPGDYSLKNFTLQFWAGAGREDIGGGEPGILRNQFIYLGLWNSIRLSVVVAVISGTVGALAGYAIVRRRGSKLSAFVNNLAFFPYLMPSMAFGAVYLSMFARPVLFIPALYGSFALLVLVGSVKYLPFASRSGMNAMLQLSNEIEEAALIVGIPWWKRMLRIIFPIQKASFLSGYLLPFISCMRELSLFVLLIVPSTRILTTMLFQYNEKGWNQYANAINLMIILIVLLFNGVINKLTGASIDKGIGG, encoded by the coding sequence ATGACAATAGGAAGGCAATTACGGGCTTTTTCACGGAAACCGCACAATGTGATTCTGGCGGTTCTGGCGGTTCTCCTGGTATTTCTTACCCTGTTTCCCCTGATATCCCTGATTCGGGACACAGTGCTTGTGCATCCCTCGGAGGTGATGTCGGTCCGGGGTGCAAAAATCGGGGACATTACCAATTTTCACTGGCGGAAGATATTTTTGGACGGGGAGACCAGTCTGAATATTTTTTACCGTCCCTTCTGGAATACCATAATGACGAGTCTCTGGAGCTGCGTAGTATCCCTGTTGCTGGGGGGCAGCGTCGCCTGGCTCATTACCCGCAGTGATCTAAAGTGGAAGTCCTTCATTTCGACAACCTTTATCCTTCCCTATATCATGCCCTCCTGGACCCTGGCTATGGCATGGCGGAACTTTTTCCGCAACCGTCTTATCGGGGGCGCCCAGGGGCTCTTTACCGCCATCACGGGGATAGAGACCGCCAACTGGTTTGCCTACGGGGTGTTTCCCATCATTGTGGTCCAGGGACTGCACTATGCCCCCTTTGCGTATATCCTTATCGGGGGCATTCTCCGCAACATGGACGCCAACCTGGAAGAGGCGGCGGTGATCCTCAAAACCAGCCGTATAAAAATATTCTGCCGGATTACCCTGCCCATTGTCATGCCCGCGGTGCTTTCCACCTTCCTCCTGGTATTTTCCAGCTGCATGAGCGCCTTTGCGGTGCCGGCCTTTTTGGGGATGCCCGTTCGCTTCCAGGTGCTGACCACCCAGCTTTACCGTACCCTCAACGGCCTTAATCCGGGTTATGGCTATATCATGGCCCTGGTGATGATCGTCATTGGTACGGGGATTCTGATGTTCCAGCAGTGGTTTGTGGGAAAACGGCGGTCCTTTACCACGGTTACCGGGAAGAGCTCCAATATTTCTCTGGTACACCTTAAAAATCTCAGGCTTCCCATTTCCATAATCCTTTTGGTTTTGGTCGCCGTTGTAGCCATTCTGCCCCTTATTTCATTTACTATAGAATCCTTCATCATGGCCCCGGGGGATTATTCCCTTAAGAATTTCACCCTGCAATTCTGGGCCGGGGCAGGCCGGGAGGATATAGGCGGCGGTGAGCCAGGGATACTGCGGAACCAGTTTATCTATTTGGGGCTCTGGAACAGCATACGGCTTTCGGTGGTGGTGGCGGTTATTTCCGGCACCGTGGGCGCCCTGGCGGGGTATGCCATAGTCAGAAGGCGGGGCAGTAAACTCTCCGCCTTTGTAAACAACCTGGCATTCTTTCCTTACCTGATGCCTTCCATGGCCTTTGGCGCGGTGTACCTTTCCATGTTTGCCCGGCCGGTTCTGTTTATCCCCGCCCTGTACGGTTCCTTTGCCCTGCTGGTGCTGGTGGGTTCGGTAAAGTACCTTCCCTTTGCCTCCCGGTCGGGGATGAACGCCATGCTGCAGCTCTCCAACGAAATAGAAGAGGCGGCGCTTATCGTGGGAATTCCCTGGTGGAAACGGATGCTGCGGATCATTTTCCCCATACAAAAAGCCAGTTTCCTTTCGGGATACCTTTTGCCCTTTATTTCCTGTATGCGGGAACTGTCCCTCTTTGTATTGTTAATCGTACCGAGTACCCGAATACTCACCACCATGCTTTTTCAGTACAATGAAAAGGGATGGAATCAGTATGCCAATGCTATCAATTTGATGATCATACTCATTGTTCTGCTCTTCAACGGCGTCATTAATAAACTGACCGGCGCATCAATAGACAAGGGAATCGGAGGATAA
- a CDS encoding sugar ABC transporter substrate-binding protein has protein sequence MKRINGLFWLVVGLISIGLLAGCKGKDGGAGKKSGEYLYRVGFVNIADRDPVCYPSMLKFIDRMKSDELLKKVGVDKIEVLTADSDLNIERQATNVETMLTNGIDIIFIIGVDTEGNTASVEQCNAAGVPVFMVGTEASGGEWKFVGFNETELGRKQGDWCAANLPQNTNICYLQGVPGREATLFREEGFRAGIGGRPDLKVISAQTGMFEVARAMQVTEDWIQAYGKTIGAIVAADGQMITGAIEALKSANMTNDVTTCGVISLGTWDADAIREGVEDYAVFVFWPSIGTLCADIAAEYYLGNEIAQSTYIDLFDVTPTNYTQYMDK, from the coding sequence ATGAAGAGGATTAATGGTTTGTTTTGGTTGGTGGTTGGGCTTATTAGTATCGGTCTTCTTGCGGGATGTAAGGGGAAAGATGGCGGCGCCGGGAAAAAATCCGGTGAATATCTGTATAGGGTTGGGTTTGTTAACATTGCCGATCGGGATCCGGTTTGTTATCCTTCGATGCTCAAGTTTATTGACAGAATGAAATCCGATGAACTTTTAAAAAAGGTTGGGGTTGATAAGATAGAGGTCCTTACTGCTGATTCAGACTTAAATATTGAAAGGCAGGCAACTAATGTGGAGACCATGCTGACTAATGGTATTGATATTATTTTTATAATCGGAGTTGATACTGAAGGGAATACCGCTTCTGTGGAACAATGCAATGCCGCAGGGGTTCCGGTATTTATGGTTGGTACCGAAGCATCCGGAGGGGAATGGAAATTTGTCGGTTTTAATGAAACCGAACTTGGGCGAAAGCAAGGGGATTGGTGCGCCGCTAATTTGCCCCAAAATACAAATATTTGCTACCTGCAGGGTGTGCCTGGCCGTGAAGCGACTTTGTTCCGGGAAGAAGGGTTCAGGGCAGGAATAGGTGGCCGCCCGGACCTCAAGGTGATTTCGGCTCAGACCGGTATGTTTGAAGTTGCCCGGGCCATGCAGGTAACAGAAGACTGGATACAGGCATACGGTAAAACAATTGGTGCTATTGTTGCTGCTGACGGCCAAATGATTACCGGGGCAATTGAAGCGCTTAAATCGGCTAACATGACTAATGATGTAACCACCTGCGGTGTTATATCATTAGGTACCTGGGATGCTGATGCTATCCGTGAAGGGGTAGAAGATTATGCAGTATTTGTATTCTGGCCAAGCATCGGGACACTCTGTGCAGATATTGCCGCAGAATATTATCTGGGCAATGAGATTGCACAAAGTACCTATATTGATTTATTTGATGTGACACCCACAAATTATACTCAATATATGGACAAATAA
- a CDS encoding ABC transporter substrate-binding protein, protein MKKILVLLAIGVLLAGCQKSGDTAKGGAGAEKVLTHDELVSAAKEEGRVVVYSITSRISSASEAFEKLYGIKVEYSNLKDGELIEKVTKEVGGRIDGADFVISQDSGRVYGQLIATNYLVNYVPESLKSVIPAQYQDPLIFQLINKVFIFNSEKTDQPVIKNVWEVTEPKWKGLVQFKDPNTEGVNMNFLTMLTSPEWSGKLEKAYENLYGKKLVLTTKNAGYEWIKAFFGNGLVLGNSDTTISENIGVKGQPATTMGLFVYSKTRFDAGKNLALTAMTELEPFSGFMYPAFLHLTANARHPNAAKLFIEYLMTAEGFAPWAKDVGAYSPNPSVKINDGDHPVSFWETRLVPEDPQFIFENRADVEEFVNNIAYKK, encoded by the coding sequence ATGAAAAAGATACTTGTTTTACTGGCCATTGGCGTTCTTTTGGCGGGGTGTCAAAAATCTGGGGATACTGCTAAGGGCGGAGCGGGGGCCGAAAAGGTACTGACCCATGACGAACTGGTAAGCGCAGCCAAGGAGGAAGGCCGGGTGGTGGTTTATTCCATTACTTCCCGGATTTCCAGCGCATCCGAGGCTTTTGAAAAGCTGTATGGCATCAAAGTAGAATATTCCAATCTTAAAGACGGTGAACTCATCGAAAAGGTGACTAAAGAGGTGGGCGGTCGCATCGACGGGGCGGATTTTGTCATTTCCCAGGATTCAGGCAGGGTTTATGGCCAGCTGATTGCTACAAATTACCTGGTAAATTATGTTCCCGAATCCCTTAAAAGTGTGATCCCCGCCCAGTATCAGGACCCCCTGATCTTCCAGCTTATCAATAAGGTATTCATCTTTAACAGCGAAAAAACCGATCAGCCGGTGATCAAAAATGTGTGGGAAGTTACGGAACCCAAATGGAAGGGACTGGTCCAGTTTAAGGACCCCAATACCGAAGGGGTTAACATGAATTTTCTTACCATGCTTACCTCTCCTGAATGGAGCGGCAAACTGGAAAAGGCCTATGAAAACCTCTACGGCAAGAAGCTTGTGTTAACCACCAAGAATGCCGGGTATGAATGGATCAAGGCCTTTTTTGGAAACGGGCTGGTTTTGGGTAACAGCGATACCACTATTTCCGAAAACATCGGTGTTAAGGGTCAGCCTGCGACCACCATGGGACTTTTTGTGTATTCCAAGACCCGGTTTGATGCGGGTAAAAACCTGGCGCTTACCGCTATGACCGAACTTGAACCCTTTTCGGGGTTCATGTATCCCGCGTTCCTCCACCTTACCGCCAATGCCCGGCATCCCAATGCGGCTAAGCTGTTCATTGAGTACCTCATGACCGCCGAAGGATTCGCCCCCTGGGCAAAGGATGTGGGCGCCTATTCCCCCAATCCGTCGGTCAAAATTAACGACGGGGATCATCCGGTATCCTTCTGGGAAACCCGGCTTGTTCCCGAGGATCCCCAGTTTATTTTTGAAAATCGCGCGGATGTGGAAGAATTTGTAAACAACATCGCCTATAAAAAATAG
- a CDS encoding uroporphyrinogen decarboxylase family protein, protein MTSKERVRAALEHRQPDKVPVDFGSTAVTGISASTVYKLRKAFKLADKPIRVTCCYQLLGEIDEELLEKLDCDCIPIMAYNNMFGFRNDGWKPWTLFDGTPVLVPANFNTKVEQNGGIFQYPEGDTTAPPSGFIPKGGYYFDAIVRQEPFDDDNPSVKDNTEEFVPIKEEELRYAQQQAESLSKTERAVIGGIGGTALGDVSMVPAVFLKNPKGIRDITEWYVTMGSRQDFLKEVFDRQSEVAVENLKRYYQAVGDNIDILYLCGTDFGTQMAPMCSTVLFDEVYLPYYRRMTDWIHQNTKWKIFKHCCGSIMPLVPSLIKAGIDILNPVQNSAAGMDPGELKEKFGSKITFWGGGVDTQKTLPFGTPQEVYDQVIERIKIYNQNGGFVFNTIHNTQLNTPIENFLAMLEAVKQFRK, encoded by the coding sequence ATGACATCAAAAGAAAGAGTCCGGGCCGCGCTTGAACACCGCCAGCCTGATAAAGTGCCGGTAGATTTTGGCTCTACCGCCGTAACGGGAATCAGTGCATCTACGGTTTATAAACTGCGCAAAGCCTTCAAGCTTGCCGATAAGCCGATACGTGTAACCTGCTGTTATCAATTGTTAGGTGAAATCGATGAGGAGCTGCTGGAAAAGCTTGATTGTGATTGTATACCTATTATGGCATATAACAATATGTTTGGTTTTCGTAATGACGGATGGAAACCCTGGACTCTTTTTGATGGTACTCCGGTACTGGTGCCCGCAAACTTCAATACAAAAGTAGAGCAAAATGGAGGTATTTTCCAATATCCTGAGGGAGATACGACTGCGCCTCCCAGCGGTTTTATACCAAAGGGAGGATATTATTTTGATGCAATAGTGCGTCAGGAACCTTTTGATGATGACAATCCTTCAGTAAAGGATAACACTGAGGAATTTGTGCCCATAAAGGAAGAAGAACTGCGTTATGCTCAACAGCAGGCTGAATCCTTAAGCAAAACAGAACGTGCGGTTATTGGCGGGATCGGTGGGACAGCCCTGGGGGATGTTTCCATGGTTCCCGCTGTGTTCCTGAAAAACCCAAAAGGTATTCGGGATATCACTGAATGGTATGTAACCATGGGAAGCCGCCAGGATTTTCTCAAAGAAGTATTTGATAGGCAGTCTGAGGTAGCGGTGGAAAATCTTAAACGGTATTATCAGGCAGTTGGCGATAATATAGATATCCTCTACCTCTGCGGGACCGACTTCGGGACCCAAATGGCGCCCATGTGTTCCACAGTCCTCTTTGATGAAGTATATCTTCCTTATTATCGCCGCATGACCGATTGGATTCATCAGAATACAAAATGGAAGATATTTAAGCATTGCTGCGGTTCAATAATGCCCCTGGTCCCCAGCCTGATTAAGGCTGGAATAGACATTCTTAATCCTGTACAGAATAGCGCCGCAGGAATGGATCCCGGGGAGTTAAAAGAGAAATTTGGGAGTAAGATAACGTTCTGGGGCGGCGGGGTAGATACCCAGAAAACGCTGCCATTTGGTACTCCCCAGGAGGTCTATGATCAGGTAATCGAACGGATCAAAATTTATAACCAAAACGGGGGTTTTGTGTTTAATACTATCCATAACACCCAATTAAATACGCCCATTGAAAATTTTCTCGCTATGCTGGAGGCAGTTAAACAGTTTCGGAAATAA